In the Hemitrygon akajei chromosome 7, sHemAka1.3, whole genome shotgun sequence genome, one interval contains:
- the bbln gene encoding bublin coiled-coil protein, whose translation MSGPNGEPAVNVQREDDDVSTEEYDALNLILDQINSCLDNLEEKNDVLNAKFQELLESNRQARMEFRQQQINATNQ comes from the exons ATGTCGGGACCAAACGGGGAGCCGGCCGTTAACGTGCAACGTGAGGATGACGATGTATCCACGGAAG AGTACGATGCACTCAACTTGATACTCGATCAGATCAACTCTTGTTTAGATAACCTTGAAGAGAAAAATGATGTCCTAAATGCTAAATTTCAAGAACTGTTGGAATCGAATCGTCAGGCAAGGATGGAATTTAGGCAGCAACAAATCAATGCTACgaatcaatag